In SAR324 cluster bacterium, the following are encoded in one genomic region:
- a CDS encoding CZB domain-containing protein has protein sequence MRKNSETLDVNIARILHLKWMFDLKQALTNEETLSPVDNHMECDLGLWLKASGLKKFHQFDAVQRLDSVHTQFHDKVSELMSNRTDKTTEEINLKLESLTEVSREIIYLLTELELASTQMQERQEKMSHPLSSLLDYLMNTKTQRDPEQNLGSPLQVSHVRLKHVQWTENMPSAFKNRGRHTSLATATECDLGFWTKNLQAQHYNSIQEIKKLDELHVFFHEVAQNTVEALRKNEDQQAEWYYSEMKEMSREIVYLLSLIEYIMKDSDAIESLSTHFI, from the coding sequence ATGCGAAAAAATAGTGAAACTCTCGATGTGAATATTGCCAGAATCCTGCATTTGAAATGGATGTTTGATTTGAAACAGGCACTGACAAATGAGGAGACACTTTCTCCTGTCGATAACCATATGGAATGCGATTTGGGTTTATGGTTGAAGGCTTCAGGATTGAAAAAGTTTCATCAGTTTGACGCGGTTCAACGGCTGGATTCTGTTCATACTCAGTTTCATGACAAAGTTTCCGAACTTATGTCAAACCGGACGGATAAAACCACGGAGGAAATCAATCTGAAGCTGGAAAGTCTGACTGAAGTAAGTCGGGAGATTATCTATCTTTTGACAGAATTGGAACTTGCCTCAACGCAAATGCAGGAGCGCCAGGAAAAGATGTCGCATCCCTTGAGTTCTTTGCTGGATTATCTCATGAACACCAAGACTCAGCGTGATCCGGAACAGAACCTTGGTAGTCCACTTCAGGTCAGTCATGTGCGATTGAAGCATGTGCAATGGACAGAAAATATGCCTTCCGCCTTCAAAAATCGAGGACGACACACATCGCTGGCAACAGCAACTGAGTGCGATCTCGGGTTTTGGACTAAAAATCTCCAAGCACAACATTACAATTCAATCCAAGAGATTAAAAAACTGGATGAGTTGCATGTGTTTTTTCATGAAGTGGCCCAAAATACGGTGGAGGCTCTCAGGAAAAACGAGGATCAGCAGGCGGAATGGTATTATTCTGAGATGAAAGAGATGAGCAGGGAGATTGTTTATCTGTTATCGTTGATTGAATATATCATGAAAGATTCTGATGCGATCGAGAGTCTGTCAACGCATTTCATTTAG
- a CDS encoding response regulator — translation MEKQPVLLIIDDEPDLWETIKNALKREAYELVFAQNGKQGLELFHERTPSLILLDLRMPGMNGLEFLQTIKPEPSDPYFVYVLTGHGNNEDVKACYAAGAHGFLRKPFNIHELRGVLKRSIQLIKNRELSSNNKDAYVDFIVNSSNCRTPEQLTETFFEAVKRLYFENWGSLNVSILTRNEGSVFGLSDQTSVVKDGAALERTDLNSVTNLSALEQKILKKTLNEYTVETKEGQAKDAPTVHAAWAIFWELEGDPADSSGLAVLIRNYPSLECSDETQLATRKNIREDIENAVAKMLERVSEVMEKLNTQRKLKETNALLEKQKTELEHERETTKKIVLFSVQEFQVIFEDSNDNQEKQMELWENALASVKESFNKALEATENTVRSRNQQISMWRDSVDQVTRSFTQAMSCFTELQPGQQTFLTNLNKLKSLYSDTDLNEKLTPGQMSHTDVSGQQENVDDLLASLGL, via the coding sequence ATGGAAAAACAACCGGTTCTATTAATCATAGATGATGAGCCAGACCTTTGGGAGACGATCAAAAACGCTCTCAAGCGGGAAGCCTATGAACTGGTATTTGCTCAAAATGGAAAGCAGGGTCTTGAGCTTTTTCATGAAAGAACTCCCAGCCTCATTCTATTGGATTTACGCATGCCGGGCATGAACGGCCTGGAGTTTCTGCAAACCATCAAACCAGAACCCTCTGATCCATATTTTGTTTATGTTTTGACAGGACATGGAAACAATGAAGATGTTAAAGCTTGTTATGCGGCAGGAGCTCACGGGTTTTTACGTAAACCTTTCAACATCCATGAGCTTCGTGGAGTCTTGAAACGAAGCATTCAGCTCATTAAAAACAGGGAATTAAGTTCTAACAACAAAGATGCTTACGTCGATTTTATTGTAAACAGCTCCAACTGTCGTACACCGGAACAATTAACTGAAACCTTCTTCGAAGCTGTCAAACGCCTTTATTTTGAAAACTGGGGTTCACTCAACGTTTCAATCCTTACCAGGAATGAGGGGAGCGTTTTTGGACTTTCAGACCAAACCTCAGTTGTGAAAGATGGTGCCGCACTTGAGCGGACAGACTTAAATTCTGTCACGAACCTGAGTGCCTTGGAACAGAAAATATTAAAAAAAACATTGAATGAATATACGGTTGAAACCAAAGAAGGTCAGGCAAAGGATGCACCCACAGTCCATGCCGCCTGGGCAATTTTCTGGGAACTGGAGGGGGATCCTGCTGATTCAAGTGGGCTGGCGGTCCTCATACGCAATTATCCATCGCTTGAATGTTCTGATGAAACTCAGTTGGCAACGAGGAAAAATATCAGGGAAGACATTGAGAATGCTGTGGCCAAGATGCTTGAACGGGTTTCTGAAGTTATGGAAAAACTCAACACCCAAAGAAAGCTGAAAGAAACCAATGCTTTGCTGGAAAAACAAAAAACCGAACTTGAACATGAACGGGAAACAACTAAAAAGATTGTGCTTTTCTCTGTGCAGGAATTTCAGGTCATCTTTGAGGACAGCAATGACAATCAGGAAAAACAGATGGAACTTTGGGAAAACGCGCTCGCCTCTGTTAAAGAATCCTTCAATAAAGCCCTTGAGGCCACTGAAAATACGGTTAGAAGTCGAAATCAACAAATTTCAATGTGGAGGGATTCTGTGGATCAAGTGACCCGGTCCTTCACACAGGCAATGTCCTGTTTCACCGAATTGCAACCCGGCCAGCAGACCTTTCTGACGAATCTGAATAAACTGAAATCCCTTTACAGTGACACGGATTTGAATGAAAAACTAACACCCGGACAAATGAGTCATACCGACGTGTCGGGCCAACAGGAAAACGTTGATGACCTGCTGGCCTCCTTAGGCTTGTGA
- a CDS encoding response regulator, which translates to MEHLEKLKILVLDDETDLWETIQDALKREPYELHFAKNGREGLERFYEVKPIAVLLDLRMPVMDGFAFLDKLRPNREDPYFVLVLSGHGDDDDVKAAYQLGAQGFLRKPFNVFELRGILKQNIDLKQTQNHSKQELQRLYQEQLQEAARLKAEQEISAFFSSVFYFVLENLEERSPEEILASIESFLRDEMRLDVAVILDSRQQLNSFNTVEKELLLNAEAEGELIFREGGYLICLIRPLYVLIRNPPDDFDQDKLHTFVSTAASRLGFAIAQDSKRIMHEVFEEAVLLINSLGEIEPGFTDICLKLFHIADKATFLQTTPGTLMYGNTPDAEHFQEWIRLCFEGALDFSDMRALQPTEMKSPDHKILEIEMIPIRDKDQSLKFILIKFKDVTALREQQVELEHQQHVQLATLKVIKNRSAFLNYYRLVMDSFSSQDAILSVPHTDLIRSLHTAKGMSGVFYLKGIQQKCHDAETLLKLEPTLSPGSSVIELIQSIADWLQDFINKEVLHWVLGEDDRSFTVDKNWFLHIQRQFQVQTDFTQNRVQHLLRQITFIPLISLFKHFETVLQDLAVARGKSLYPLMINDDSGIFVPPKVLDNLINSMSHLFRNAVDHGIETTETRTMLDKNEMGRIDLHLESDATHLIIRVSDDGQGIDQNKLLKHAVSKNLISAEKATTLNNDEIRHLVFWDGLSTKEEVDLVSGRGVGMSDVRASCRELGGTIDYQTGIGKGTIWTIALPLERIYGELVPPEYYALNIVESVPEKSGVGPVFCHKL; encoded by the coding sequence ATGGAACATCTGGAAAAACTGAAAATTCTGGTACTCGATGATGAAACCGATCTCTGGGAAACCATTCAGGATGCTTTGAAACGGGAACCTTATGAATTACACTTTGCCAAAAATGGCAGGGAAGGGTTAGAGCGTTTTTATGAAGTGAAACCCATCGCTGTCCTGCTTGACTTACGCATGCCCGTCATGGACGGTTTCGCCTTTCTGGACAAGCTTCGTCCAAACCGGGAAGATCCGTATTTTGTTCTTGTCCTCTCGGGTCATGGGGATGATGACGATGTGAAAGCCGCTTATCAGTTGGGCGCGCAGGGATTCCTTCGCAAGCCGTTCAATGTGTTTGAACTCCGGGGAATCCTCAAACAAAATATTGACTTAAAACAAACGCAAAACCATTCAAAACAGGAATTACAGCGTCTCTATCAGGAACAATTACAGGAAGCCGCCCGCCTGAAAGCCGAGCAGGAAATATCGGCCTTTTTCAGTTCGGTGTTCTATTTTGTGCTGGAAAATCTCGAGGAGAGGTCCCCTGAAGAAATATTGGCCTCCATTGAAAGTTTCCTGCGGGATGAAATGCGTCTGGATGTCGCGGTAATTCTGGATTCCCGACAACAACTGAACAGCTTCAATACCGTGGAAAAAGAACTACTGCTCAATGCGGAAGCGGAAGGAGAACTGATTTTTCGGGAAGGCGGTTATCTCATCTGCCTGATACGCCCCCTGTATGTCCTGATCAGAAATCCGCCGGATGATTTCGACCAGGACAAACTCCACACCTTTGTTTCTACCGCGGCGTCACGCCTGGGTTTCGCGATTGCCCAGGACAGCAAACGGATCATGCATGAGGTGTTTGAAGAAGCCGTACTCTTGATCAACAGTCTCGGAGAGATTGAACCCGGCTTCACTGATATTTGTTTGAAGTTGTTCCATATTGCCGATAAGGCCACGTTTCTGCAAACAACACCGGGAACCCTGATGTATGGAAACACCCCTGACGCGGAACACTTTCAGGAATGGATTCGCTTATGTTTTGAGGGGGCGCTGGATTTTTCGGACATGCGTGCGTTGCAACCGACAGAAATGAAATCCCCGGACCACAAAATTCTGGAGATAGAGATGATCCCTATCCGTGATAAGGATCAGAGTTTGAAATTTATATTGATAAAATTTAAAGACGTCACCGCCTTGCGTGAACAGCAGGTTGAACTTGAACACCAGCAACATGTGCAGTTAGCAACCCTGAAAGTCATCAAAAATCGATCAGCATTCCTGAATTATTATCGCCTGGTGATGGATAGTTTTTCCAGTCAGGACGCAATCTTATCGGTTCCGCATACTGATCTGATTCGTTCGTTACATACCGCAAAAGGGATGTCAGGTGTCTTTTACCTGAAAGGCATCCAGCAAAAATGTCATGATGCCGAAACCCTGTTAAAACTTGAACCGACACTTTCACCGGGAAGTTCTGTGATCGAATTGATCCAATCCATTGCTGACTGGCTTCAGGATTTCATCAACAAAGAGGTTTTACACTGGGTTCTGGGGGAAGATGACCGGTCCTTCACCGTTGACAAAAACTGGTTTTTACATATCCAGCGTCAGTTTCAGGTTCAAACGGATTTCACGCAGAACAGGGTTCAGCATCTTCTGCGGCAAATCACCTTCATCCCGTTGATATCTCTGTTCAAGCATTTTGAAACGGTTCTGCAGGATTTGGCAGTGGCTCGGGGTAAAAGTCTGTACCCTCTCATGATCAATGACGATTCCGGCATTTTTGTACCACCGAAGGTATTGGATAACTTAATAAACTCCATGAGTCATCTCTTTCGCAATGCGGTCGATCATGGCATAGAAACCACTGAGACCAGGACCATGCTGGATAAAAATGAAATGGGTCGTATTGATCTTCATTTAGAAAGTGATGCGACTCACCTGATCATCCGGGTTTCAGATGATGGACAAGGCATTGATCAAAACAAACTGTTGAAGCATGCCGTCTCAAAAAACCTGATTTCGGCTGAAAAAGCCACAACGCTGAACAACGATGAAATCCGGCATCTGGTTTTTTGGGATGGCCTATCCACAAAAGAAGAAGTTGATCTGGTGAGCGGTCGAGGTGTCGGGATGAGTGATGTGAGAGCCTCATGCAGGGAACTTGGCGGCACCATTGATTATCAAACCGGGATTGGTAAAGGAACCATCTGGACCATCGCTCTGCCCCTGGAACGTATTTATGGCGAACTGGTTCCGCCTGAATACTATGCGTTGAACATTGTTGAATCTGTCCCTGAAAAGTCGGGGGTTGGTCCTGTTTTCTGTCACAAATTGTAG
- a CDS encoding response regulator — protein MKKLPLILIIDDETDIWDVISHALKRESVELIFAKNGKEGLELFYERKPLVVLLDLRMPVMNGMRFLETLQPKHSDPYSVLVLTGHGDDEEVKICYQSGVHGFLRKPINVFELRGLLLQTIELKQAQVDLKNQFEQLRQLQLEKDQESHRLADEQDISGFFSSVFYLFVLANLEERSVDEILESAEDFLKNEMKLDVVLMLDSEKSNSVFQEGEQELLLRAVISGESITRLEQAFICYVPPLAVLVRDQVNIDQDKIQTFVSAAASRLLFAIAEENKRIMNRILEEAIFMVNSRGKIEPGFSDVCLSMFQIKDREQFIEMLPGELLFGKNAKAEQFFEWLQLCYNSFLDFDDLVAVQPSELLTEEGRCLSLKMSPVYNNDRQLHFILFKLTDITEQKLQRAKVTEEEEHNAMIIKVASDQEGFLQLLDEVEMLFLEIYGELSLPEEELNIQKLFRYFHTLKGGTASYGMKRVAAAFHELENQLTLFQDSFQSIDLIFISQMLNNTNEVQALYNQTLEYLNAFIPQAPGKSREKNYKVSELKVKKVEEAAARILPIPLLQPILIEVDRLRMEPIGSRFKRLVFMVEELSTRFNKLVEVKLVGTDLEVHIEPLRYFLGTLVHLIRNCVDHGIEEPETRIRNGKPETGTITIKTFKEGNLLKISIADDGKGIDVRTLARIALEKKLMNEEALEAATEQDLLQLIFAAGFSTKEEISDISGRGVGMGAIKSAVEALRGSISIISTLGEGTTFEIAIPHF, from the coding sequence ATGAAAAAACTGCCACTCATTTTGATCATTGACGATGAAACCGATATTTGGGATGTGATTTCGCACGCCCTCAAACGGGAGTCTGTTGAGTTGATCTTCGCGAAAAACGGGAAGGAAGGCCTGGAACTTTTTTATGAACGGAAGCCCCTTGTGGTGCTTCTTGATCTGCGCATGCCTGTCATGAACGGAATGCGCTTTCTGGAAACGCTCCAACCCAAACATTCAGACCCTTATTCTGTGCTGGTTTTAACCGGTCATGGGGACGATGAAGAAGTAAAAATCTGTTACCAATCGGGCGTTCATGGATTTCTGCGTAAACCAATCAATGTGTTTGAACTTCGTGGACTGCTCCTGCAGACGATTGAACTGAAACAGGCACAGGTTGATTTAAAAAATCAGTTTGAACAACTCCGGCAACTCCAGCTTGAGAAAGATCAGGAATCGCATCGGTTAGCCGATGAACAAGACATTTCCGGTTTTTTCAGCTCTGTGTTTTATCTGTTTGTTCTGGCCAACCTGGAAGAACGGTCGGTGGATGAAATTCTCGAATCCGCTGAAGACTTTTTAAAAAATGAGATGAAGCTCGATGTCGTATTGATGCTGGACTCCGAAAAATCTAACAGTGTTTTTCAGGAAGGAGAACAGGAGCTTTTGCTAAGGGCTGTCATTTCCGGAGAATCCATCACTCGTCTGGAACAGGCCTTCATCTGCTATGTCCCGCCGTTGGCTGTTCTGGTGAGAGATCAAGTCAATATTGATCAGGATAAAATTCAGACTTTCGTTTCAGCGGCCGCGTCACGACTGCTCTTCGCCATTGCGGAAGAAAACAAACGTATCATGAACAGAATCCTGGAAGAGGCCATTTTCATGGTCAATTCCAGGGGGAAAATCGAGCCGGGTTTCAGTGATGTGTGTTTATCCATGTTTCAAATCAAAGATCGGGAGCAGTTTATTGAAATGCTTCCCGGTGAATTGTTGTTCGGGAAAAACGCTAAAGCGGAACAATTCTTTGAATGGCTTCAGTTATGTTATAACAGTTTTCTGGATTTTGATGATTTGGTGGCTGTTCAACCCTCTGAACTTCTTACTGAAGAGGGCAGATGCTTAAGTTTGAAAATGAGTCCGGTCTATAATAATGATCGACAACTGCATTTCATTTTGTTCAAATTGACTGACATCACTGAACAAAAACTTCAACGTGCCAAAGTCACGGAAGAGGAAGAACACAATGCGATGATCATCAAAGTCGCCTCCGATCAGGAAGGCTTTCTCCAGTTACTGGATGAGGTGGAGATGTTATTTCTGGAAATTTACGGGGAATTGAGCCTGCCTGAGGAGGAACTCAATATCCAGAAACTGTTTCGCTATTTTCACACTCTCAAAGGCGGAACAGCCAGTTACGGCATGAAACGTGTCGCCGCCGCGTTCCATGAACTTGAAAATCAACTGACCCTCTTTCAGGATTCCTTTCAGTCTATTGATCTAATATTCATTTCCCAAATGCTCAACAACACCAACGAAGTTCAGGCGCTTTACAACCAGACCCTGGAATACCTCAACGCCTTTATCCCTCAGGCTCCCGGCAAATCCCGCGAAAAAAACTATAAGGTTTCTGAATTAAAAGTTAAAAAGGTTGAAGAGGCCGCCGCCAGAATTCTGCCGATTCCCCTGTTACAACCGATACTGATCGAAGTGGATCGTTTGCGGATGGAACCGATTGGCTCACGCTTCAAAAGACTGGTCTTCATGGTGGAAGAACTTTCCACCCGTTTCAATAAACTGGTGGAAGTCAAACTTGTCGGGACAGACCTCGAAGTTCATATAGAGCCCCTGAGATACTTTTTGGGAACCCTGGTCCATTTGATCCGGAATTGTGTGGATCATGGGATTGAAGAACCGGAAACGAGAATCCGCAACGGTAAACCCGAAACCGGCACAATCACCATTAAAACCTTTAAAGAAGGAAATCTCTTAAAAATTTCGATTGCGGATGATGGAAAAGGGATTGATGTCAGAACCCTTGCGAGAATCGCTCTGGAAAAAAAGTTGATGAACGAAGAAGCCCTCGAAGCCGCCACAGAACAGGACTTGCTACAACTCATTTTCGCAGCTGGTTTTTCTACAAAAGAGGAAATTTCGGATATTTCCGGACGTGGTGTGGGAATGGGCGCCATCAAGAGCGCTGTGGAGGCTCTGCGAGGGTCCATCAGCATCATCAGCACGTTGGGCGAAGGAACAACCTTCGAAATTGCTATCCCCCATTTTTAA